From the Cyanobium sp. M30B3 genome, the window CGCTCTTCATGCGCTCGTTCGCCGCATCGCTCGTGTTGGCAGGCATCTGGGTCGCCCCGGCCCTGGCCCAGGGTGATCCCCACCAGCACCACAACCACCACCAGCACCAGCACCAGCACCAGCACCATCAGGGTGCCCCCGCTGCCGCTCCCCAGGGCCAGGGGCACGGCAGCCATGCCAGCCACAGCCATGAGGTCGGCCCGGCCGGCGCCACCTACGACCTGCGCTGGCTCGACGCGATGGTGCAGCACCACACCGGCGCGTTGCGGATGAGCGAATTTGTATTCAACATCGGCTCCCCAGGGGTGGGTGCCCTGGCCAACGGCATCTGGCGGGAGCAGGCCCGCGAGATCAAGGCCATGGGCCAGTGGCGCAAGGCCTGGTATCCAGAGGCGCCGGTCTATCCCGTGGCCTTCAAATCCGGCGGCGATCCCAACAGCATGGCCGGCCTGGAGCGCATGAGCGCGGCCCAGATCCAGGCGATGCAGATGATGGGCTCCACCCCCACCAAAGACAACCGGGTGGTGTGGTTTCTCGAAGGAATGATCGCGCACCACGGCGGCGCCTTGGAGATGGCCCACGACGCCCTCAGCAAGAGCACCAATCCGACGGTGCGTCGGTTGGCGCGGGAGATCATCGTGGCCCAGCGTGCCGAAATCATCGAGCTGCGCCGCATGCTGCGCCTGGAGGGATTGAGCAAGCCGGAGTACAGCAAATACGACGCACTCTTTCGGTTCTGACTCTTGTTGGCCTTGCCGTTATGCCGTTGACGACTTCTTTTTCCATGGCCAGCCGAATGACCCTGATCGCCCTGGCGCTGGCAGCAATGCCGCTGGCTAGCCACGCCCACCCCAAAGGGCTGTATGACACCCAGCAGCAAGCGGAGCAGCGGGCCAAGGAGCTCGGCTGTTCGGGCACCCACCAGAACAACGGCAAGTGGATGCCCTGCAGCAACGAGGCCACCCTGCACCAGCACCTGCGTCACCACTGAACCGCCATGGCTTTCCTGCCCAGAACCCGCTGGCGTCAGCTGCACCGCTGGGTGGTGCCGATCGCAGCGGCACCGCTACTGCTCACCGCTGCCACCGGCTCGCTCTACAGCCTGTTGCTGGAGCAAGGTATCGATGCCTTCTGGTTGATCAAGATTCACTCCGGCCGCTTTGGTCCGCTGAATCTGCAGCCCTACTACTCAGGGCTGCTGGGGCTGTTCACGCTGGTGGTGATCGGCTCTGGCCTGGCCCTGCTGCTTGCAGGCCGCAGGGCCAAGGCCTGAGTGCGGATTAGCGACCGGCGAGCATCACCGCGCCCATGGCGGCCATGATCAGGTTCTCCGCAAAGCTCACCACGCCAAGAGGTGTTTTGGAGTTACCGCCCACGCAGGCGCAATTGAGCGCCAGGTGATCAATGAACACGGCCTTGCCCACCGACACCATGCCCATGGCACCGAGCAGAACGGCCACGGCGCCCACCAGCTGGGCGGCGTCGGTGGGCTCGGGTTGGAGCAGCACCCCGAGGCCCACCAGCAGCTCGATCCCGGGGTAGAGGCGACCCCAGGGCCGCCAACGCTGGCTGAGCAGGTCGTACTTGCGGAAGCTGGTGGCGAATGCCTGCACATCCATCAGCTTGAGCATGGCCAGCAGGCAGATGGCGAACCCCATGAAGCCGCCCACCCCGGCTGCCAGCACCAGGGCCATCAGGCCGGCGGTGAGGAACACAGCTACCACAGGCGCGTAGGAGATCTCAGCAGATTCAGGCCGTACGCCCAGCCGCCCTGCCAGATCGCTGTACCCACCGATCCGCTCATCCCCCGCGAAGACCTGCGGCGTGGTGGCCACTCCATGGGCAGCCTTGAAGGCTTCCACCTGCTCGGCGCTGGTGAGGCGATGGTCCTCAAAGGAGATGTGCCGTTCCTGCAGCAGCCGCATCGCCCGCAAACCCCAGGGGCAGACATGGTCCGGCAGATCCATCCGGTACAGCCGGACGGCATGAAGAGTGGAAGAGGCCATGGCGGTCGGGAACAACGGGGGATCTCTCCAGTGTGAAGTCTCTAGTTGCTGGAGAGTCAAGCTGCTCCTGGATGGGCGGTTCGCAAGGAGATCACCCGCAAGGAGGCGATCAAGCTCTGGGCCGAGAAGCGGAGGGCTGGTTGGCAGGTCTGCCCGCCCCAGTGGACGCCGCCACCGGCTTTGCTACCCCGTTGATGCTCTCTGGCGCGCAGATCGCCCAGCGCAACAGGAGAGCGAGGAAGGGAAGTCTGCCGGCAGGGCACTGGCGATCACGTCACCCGGCCTGCCCCAGCACCTGCACCGCGCAAGGGCTGAACGCGAGTCGCTGCGCGCCCCTTGCGCGGCGCTGGCGGCGCCGGGGCGCAACGGCGGTGTCGTTCGCCAGCACAGCCATGGCCGCCACCCTCCTTTCCCTCCCGCTCCAGCCCGTTCGCCCAGCTGCTGTGCGGCACTGCCCGATCCGCATCATCTCGGTGCACCTGCTGGATGCCGCAGGCCAGCTGCTGCGGGTGCTCTTCCTCGATCGCGAGGGCCATATCACCGCCCAGCCGCACTTTGTGCCCAGAGCAGAGGCCCTGATCCTTGCGGCCAATCAGCAGCGGGTGCTCGGCGCCCAGGCCCGGGTGCAGGTGCTCTGAGGCACCGTCCCGCTCCAGGGCAGCAGGCCCGGCAGTCAGTGCCGGGCCGCAAATCCCCGCGGCAGCGCCACCGGGTCCATGCAAGGTATGCAGGAACTGCATGAAAGATCGACTCAGGCAGAGTCGATCCATGCCCCGACGTGTTCACGCCGCCAGAGCCTTGGCTGTCGCACTGGCCCTGCTGCCGATAGCCATCGCCCAGGCGCCGGCCGGTGCCAGTCCTGGGGCCACAGTGATCTCCGTTGGCGATGGCGACACCATCCGGGTGCGGATGAACGGGAAGCCAATCACCGTGCGGCTGGCCTGCATCGATGCACCGGAGACGGCCCAGCAGCCCTATGGCCAGCAGGCCCGCAGTTACCTGCAGCAGCGGCTGCCGCTCGGCAGCACGGTGAAGCTCGCGCAGAAGACAACCGATCGCTACGGCCGCCTGGTGGCGGAGGTGTTCAACGGCATCAACATCAACCTGGCGATGGTGGAAGACGGCCAGGCTTTTGTGTACCGCCAGTACCTGAGCGGCTGCGACGCCAAGGAGTACCTGGACGCTGAATTTCGGGCCAGCCGGCGCCGGTACGGGGTCTGGCAGGTGGAGGGCGGCATCACCCGGCCCTGGGACTTCCGCAAGAGCCGCAGCGCCGCGGTGATCCCCGATGGGACCACCCCTGGCGGCCGCCGCTACAGCTGCAAGGAGATCGGCTGCTATGCCCGTGCCCAGGAGTTGCTGCGCCAGGGGCACACCTACCTCGACAGCAACAGAGACGGGGAAGCCTGCGAATCGCTGCGGCGATGAACTGCTCATGCAGAGCGCGATCCGCAGCTACCGCCTCAAGCGAGTACGAGCAAGTCGGGAAGTTCCCCACAGAAGTGAAGTGTGAAGGCTCTTCCCAGAAGCGGAACACTCCTTACCCTGAAGCCGAAATCAGCGATCAATCCATGCTCACCGGATCAGACCTGCTGGCCAAGGTCAAGGAACTCGGAGATGTCTCCAAGTCCGATCTGGTGCGCAGCTGCGGCTATCTGAGCACCAAGAAGGACGGCACTGAACGCCTCAACTTCACCGCCTTCTACGAGGCCCTACTGGAGGCCAAGGGGCTGAGCTTTGGTGAGGGCGGCAAAGGCCGGGGCAAGGGTGGCCGCAGCCTCAGCTACGTGACCAAGGTGCAGTTCAACGGCAACCTGATGGTCGGCAAGGCCTACACCGCCCAGCTTGATCTCAAGCCCGGCGAGGAGTTCGAGATCAAGCTCGGCCGCAAGCAGATCAAGCTCATCCCCCTGGGCAGCGCCGACGACGAGGAGTGATCAGCTCCTCGGTTGAGCTGATGGCCGGTCTTCACGAGAAGCCACCGATCACCAACACAACCAGCTGGCGGAGTTGCTGCAACTCGGCGGGAGTGACGCAGCAGTCGGTGGCATCTGTGATGCGCGTCTTGGCCACACAGGTCAGGTTCTGGGGCAGCAGATAGCTCACCTTTCTGCAGCCGTTGGTGCTGCTGGGTTGGAGCACGACAGTCAGGTCGGCCATTGCCAACGCGCGGTCACCAGTCATCGGCACCACCAGGACTGTTGGATAGGCAGGGTCAAACAGCTCGCAGTCCTGCACCACGACAGCTGGCCGCAGTTTGTTGGGCTCCGGAGGCTGAGGGTCCTGCCCAGGCTCGTTTGGATCCTTGCGCCAATCAACCGTGATGATCTGCCCGGCCCTCAGGTCCACGCCTGTCTTTAGTGGTCGAGGGGTTCAGGCGTGGCCCAGTCGGCCATGAACGCACGGGCCTCCGCATCGGTGGCGATGTGCTCCGCCACGGCTTTGCTCTGGGAGCGAATCCGCGCCCGCAGAGCATCCATGGCGCTCAGCGAGCTGCTCACCTGCACGATGCGTCGTCCTCCGCGCTGCCGTCTGCGCACGGAGAAGGGAGCCTCGGGCTGTTCAGTGGCGTGATCGGCAGGGGGCATGGCGGCAGCGCCCCGTGCTGGCTGCATGAAGCGACCTTCCAACGTTAAGCGCCATCCCCCGTAACGGCTCAGCGTCGCTGACCCAACGCCAGCACCTCCAGCGCCTGGCCCTGCTGCTCCTGCCGCAGGGCCTCCGGTGCCTCGATGCGCAGGGCGCTGCCATGGGAGAAGAGCCAGCGGCGTAGGGCGATGCCGCGGGCCAGGATCCAGGGCGGCAGGTCAATCTCCAGCGGATGGGGATGGCTGTCGCCGATCGGGTTCGGGGTCAGCACCCGGACCAGGGCCGGATGCACCCAGTCCGCTGTGGTGCCCTGGGCCGCAGCCGTGAGCTCCGCTTGCTTGGCCGGCCGTTCCAGCCGGATCTGATCGAGGGGAAAGGGAACCTGCCCCTGGCGAATCGCGGCGTAGGCCTCGCTCTTGCAGGAGCAGCGCAGGGTCTGCAGCTGGCGGCGCCGCTGCTCGGCGCTGGCCTGGCAGAGCCCATCCTGAGCCTGCAGGTCATCGCCCAGCTCGATGCCGCCGCAGTGATGCAGCAGTCGCTGCAGGCGGCTGATCGCCAGCTGGTGCTCGCTGGCGTTGCGGCGGCCGCGGGCCTCGGCCTGCAGGAACACCAGCCGCTCCAGCCGCTCGCATTGCAGCAGCCCATGGGGCCGGCCGATGGCATCGGCCTCCCAGGCCAGGTGCCACAGCCCACCGGAGAAGACCAGCTGCAGCGGCCAGATCCGCACCTCTTCTCCCCTGCCCTGCTCATGGGAGGCCCCCAGGCGCAGCAGGCGCACGCGCCGGTGCTCCAGGATCGCCGTCTCGATCTGTTCGGCCTGGCCTGGTTCCGCCAGCGTGCCCCGCTGCAGGCTCTCCGCACCGGGATGGGCGCCATCAAGAACGGTGCGCAGCGGCGGTGCGGCGGTCACCTCGATGCCGCCCCAGGCCAGACGTTCCTCCAGCTCACGCAGCAGATCCAGCGCTGTCGGATCTCCCAGCCGCTGGGCCACGTGCTGCACCACCCCGTGGATCTCCACCAGCCGCGGCGCAGACAGCAGGGCGGTGCCGAGGCAATAGCCATGGCGCGGGTTGTCGTGGTGCGGCCGAAAGCCATAGGGGGTGAGCGTCTTCTCGATGTCCTTGCGCAGCGTCGCCAGCTCACCGGGGCCATGGCCGCCAGGGATCTCAGCCAGGCGCTCCAGCAGGTGGCGCTGCATCGCCATCGCCCCCGGACCGTCGGCCGGCCGGTCAAAGGGCGTCTGCAGCAGATGGCGCAGCAGGGTCATCACCCGCACGAACACCGCCGCATCAGCCATTGGCGGATGGCCGCCATGGACGCCGCCGCTGCGGGGAGCCTGATCGCCACCAAAAGCCTCCAGCAGCGGCAGATGTTGGATGGCTGTGGTCACGGCGGTGGCGGAGAAGAACCCCTGGCCTTCCAGCCAGGCCAGATCGCGGCGCACGGCGTCGGCATCGCCGTAGCAGACCCCATGGAGCTTGCGCAGCAGCGCTGCCGCCCGTTCGGCCAGATCACTCCCGGGCAACGCTGAGACGAGTGTTTCCAGGGCCTCGCGGCTGCCCTGGTCGGTCGTCGCCAGATCGGGATGATCGGCCAGCAGCTTGAGCAGGTAGAGCAGCCGCTCGAGATCCAGAAGGCGGGAATGGCCGTGCAGCTGCAGCTGCTGCTGACGGTTGCAGGCGGCGCTGATGCGGCGGTTAAGGCGGGAGAGCTCACTGCGCAGGAAGCCGCTGAGATCGCCCTGATGGGTGGGTTGCACCGCCACCACCGAGGCAAAGCCCTCCGCCCGCCCCGGCCCAAAGGCCTCATCCGCCAGGCTGGCGGCCATGCGCCGGATCACCGGCGTGGGCACGGGTCGCTCCCGCTTGGCGTTCCAGCGCAGGCACGTGCTCAGTGGTGTGAAGAGCCACCAGCCGATCCACTCCACCGGCCGCGGCAGCGCCAGGTGCTGGGTGATCGCCAGCCGCCAGGGTCGCTCGGCGTGGGTGGCATCCACGATCACCGGCATGCCGGCCGCCACCGCACCGATCAGCCGCTCATGCAGCCGCTGTTGGATCGACGGCCAGGGGCCCTGCACCGCCGGATCGCCGAACACCTCAGCGCGGATCGCATCGGTGGAGAGCACCACCGCCGGTTGCCCCTCAGGCCCTGCAAGCAAAGGGGCGAGGGCCAGGGCGGTGGTGGTCTTGCCGCTGGCGGGCGGGCCGATCAGCAGGTGACAGCGCAGAGGCTCCATTCCTGCAGGGTGCAGGCGCTGGCGGCCGGCGGCAACAGCCACCAACCAACTGGAGCAGCCAGCTCAGTGCTGGCAGGGGGTTTCAGCGGGCTGGGTTCTTCGCGGGGGGGAGGGTGGACGGGGCATGGAAAGGAGCAAGGCTGATTGCCCCGTTCCGCTGCCGCGCTGCTGTGCCCTTCCAGCGTTCTGCTGCCGTTGTGCCGCGTAGCGGTCGATGGCGCAAGGCCTACAGGCCACCCGACATGTTGCTGAACCTGCACGTGCTCGATCTGATGGAGGTGAGCGGCAGCCAGATGCGTGCCGCCAGCGCCCTGTCGATGCACCAGACCACGGTGAGCCGCAGCTACTGGGATCTGGCCGAGCAGTTCCGTCTCCAGCCCGAGCGCGGGCCCCGCAAGGTGTGCCGCTGGGGGTTGAGCACCAGCCTGCGTTTCCTGCGGCTGGCCAGTCGCGCCCATCGCCTGGAGGACGGCCGGCTGCGGCTGGCCACCGATGCGCTGCATCAGGTGCTGCTCGATGGGCTGCCCGGGGTGTTGCAGGTGCCGCCCTGCTTCCACCCCGCCGGCGACTGGGCAACGCTGGTGGCCCAAGGGGTGATCGACGGGGCGATCGTCTCCTCCCTCTGCCATGACCAGCAGCTGGCAAGCGGAGAACTGCCGCACTGGCCGG encodes:
- a CDS encoding type II toxin-antitoxin system PemK/MazF family toxin; the encoded protein is MDLRAGQIITVDWRKDPNEPGQDPQPPEPNKLRPAVVVQDCELFDPAYPTVLVVPMTGDRALAMADLTVVLQPSSTNGCRKVSYLLPQNLTCVAKTRITDATDCCVTPAELQQLRQLVVLVIGGFS
- a CDS encoding glutaredoxin — encoded protein: MASSTLHAVRLYRMDLPDHVCPWGLRAMRLLQERHISFEDHRLTSAEQVEAFKAAHGVATTPQVFAGDERIGGYSDLAGRLGVRPESAEISYAPVVAVFLTAGLMALVLAAGVGGFMGFAICLLAMLKLMDVQAFATSFRKYDLLSQRWRPWGRLYPGIELLVGLGVLLQPEPTDAAQLVGAVAVLLGAMGMVSVGKAVFIDHLALNCACVGGNSKTPLGVVSFAENLIMAAMGAVMLAGR
- a CDS encoding thermonuclease family protein, translated to MPRRVHAARALAVALALLPIAIAQAPAGASPGATVISVGDGDTIRVRMNGKPITVRLACIDAPETAQQPYGQQARSYLQQRLPLGSTVKLAQKTTDRYGRLVAEVFNGININLAMVEDGQAFVYRQYLSGCDAKEYLDAEFRASRRRYGVWQVEGGITRPWDFRKSRSAAVIPDGTTPGGRRYSCKEIGCYARAQELLRQGHTYLDSNRDGEACESLRR
- a CDS encoding DUF305 domain-containing protein — encoded protein: MRSFAASLVLAGIWVAPALAQGDPHQHHNHHQHQHQHQHHQGAPAAAPQGQGHGSHASHSHEVGPAGATYDLRWLDAMVQHHTGALRMSEFVFNIGSPGVGALANGIWREQAREIKAMGQWRKAWYPEAPVYPVAFKSGGDPNSMAGLERMSAAQIQAMQMMGSTPTKDNRVVWFLEGMIAHHGGALEMAHDALSKSTNPTVRRLAREIIVAQRAEIIELRRMLRLEGLSKPEYSKYDALFRF
- a CDS encoding DUF1651 domain-containing protein, whose translation is MLESQAAPGWAVRKEITRKEAIKLWAEKRRAGWQVCPPQWTPPPALLPR
- a CDS encoding AAA family ATPase; amino-acid sequence: MAVAAGRQRLHPAGMEPLRCHLLIGPPASGKTTTALALAPLLAGPEGQPAVVLSTDAIRAEVFGDPAVQGPWPSIQQRLHERLIGAVAAGMPVIVDATHAERPWRLAITQHLALPRPVEWIGWWLFTPLSTCLRWNAKRERPVPTPVIRRMAASLADEAFGPGRAEGFASVVAVQPTHQGDLSGFLRSELSRLNRRISAACNRQQQLQLHGHSRLLDLERLLYLLKLLADHPDLATTDQGSREALETLVSALPGSDLAERAAALLRKLHGVCYGDADAVRRDLAWLEGQGFFSATAVTTAIQHLPLLEAFGGDQAPRSGGVHGGHPPMADAAVFVRVMTLLRHLLQTPFDRPADGPGAMAMQRHLLERLAEIPGGHGPGELATLRKDIEKTLTPYGFRPHHDNPRHGYCLGTALLSAPRLVEIHGVVQHVAQRLGDPTALDLLRELEERLAWGGIEVTAAPPLRTVLDGAHPGAESLQRGTLAEPGQAEQIETAILEHRRVRLLRLGASHEQGRGEEVRIWPLQLVFSGGLWHLAWEADAIGRPHGLLQCERLERLVFLQAEARGRRNASEHQLAISRLQRLLHHCGGIELGDDLQAQDGLCQASAEQRRRQLQTLRCSCKSEAYAAIRQGQVPFPLDQIRLERPAKQAELTAAAQGTTADWVHPALVRVLTPNPIGDSHPHPLEIDLPPWILARGIALRRWLFSHGSALRIEAPEALRQEQQGQALEVLALGQRR
- a CDS encoding AbrB family transcriptional regulator, producing MLTGSDLLAKVKELGDVSKSDLVRSCGYLSTKKDGTERLNFTAFYEALLEAKGLSFGEGGKGRGKGGRSLSYVTKVQFNGNLMVGKAYTAQLDLKPGEEFEIKLGRKQIKLIPLGSADDEE
- a CDS encoding DUF3721 domain-containing protein; this encodes MASRMTLIALALAAMPLASHAHPKGLYDTQQQAEQRAKELGCSGTHQNNGKWMPCSNEATLHQHLRHH